A single genomic interval of Lacrimispora sphenoides JCM 1415 harbors:
- the rpoC gene encoding DNA-directed RNA polymerase subunit beta': MPENNETYHPMTFDAIKIGLASPEKILEWSHGEVKKPETINYRTLKPEKDGLFCERIFGPSKDWECHCGKYKKIRYKGVICDRCGVEVTKASVRRERMGHIQLAAPVSHIWYFKGIPSRMGLILDISPRTLEKVLYFASYVVLDAGNTGLQYKQVLSEKEYREEIEKYGYGAFRVGMGAEAILELLHSIDLEKDSEELKKGLKEATGQKRARIIKRLEVVEAFRNSGNLPEWMIMTVVPVIPPDIRPMVQLDGGRFATSDLNDLYRRIINRNNRLARLLELGAPDIIVRNEKRMLQEAVDALIDNGRRGRPVTGPGNRALKSLSDMLKGKQGRFRQNLLGKRVDYSGRSVIVVGPELKIYQCGLPKEMAIELFKPFVMKELVSNGTAHNIKNAKKMVERLQTEVWDVLEDVIKEHPVMLNRAPTLHRLGIQAFEPILVEGKAIKLHPLVCTAFNADFDGDQMAVHLPLSVEAQAECRFLLLSPNNLLKPSDGGPVAVPSQDMVLGIYYLTQERPGAKGEGMVFKSVNEAILAYENQAVTLHSRIKARVSKKMADGTVKTGAVESTVGRFIFNEIVPQDLGFVDRSVPGNELLMEVDFHVGKKQLKQILEKVINVHGAVQTAETLDDIKAIGYKYSTKAAMTVSISDMTVPESKPKLIADAQATVDQIAKNFRRGLITEEERYKEVIDTWKVTDDQLTHDLLTGLDKYNNIYMMADSGARGSDKQIKQLAGMRGLMADTTGHTIELPIKSNFREGLDVLEYFISAHGARKGLSDTALRTADSGYLTRRLVDVSQDMIIREIDCCEGKDIPFMEIKAFTDGQETIEGLQERLTGRFIAETITDPDTGEVIVKANHMCTPKRAAAVMNVLKKLNRDSVKIRTVLTCKSHLGVCAKCYGANMATGQPVQVGEAVGIIAAQSIGEPGTQLTMRTFHTGGVAGGDITQGLPRVEELFEARKPKGLAIIAEFGGVVAIKDTKKKREIIVTENETGNSKTYLIPYGSRIKVSDGQVLEAGDELTEGSVNPHDILKIKGVRAVQDYMIQEVQRVYRLQGVEINDKHVEMIVRQMLKKIKIEESGDSDVLPGTSMDVLDYNDLNEALLAEGKNPAEGKQVMLGITKASLATDSFLSAASFQETTKVLTEAAINGKVDHLIGLKENVIIGKPIPAGTGMKRYRTIGLNTDSAFEGEDEIKLSEGEDEILLAEDGFNEAEEVLDIDENEIVE; encoded by the coding sequence ATGCCTGAAAACAATGAAACTTACCACCCAATGACATTCGATGCCATAAAGATCGGTTTGGCATCTCCGGAGAAGATTCTGGAATGGTCCCATGGTGAGGTAAAAAAGCCTGAGACAATCAACTACAGAACCTTAAAGCCGGAAAAAGACGGTTTGTTCTGTGAACGGATCTTCGGACCCAGCAAGGACTGGGAATGCCATTGTGGTAAATATAAGAAAATCCGGTACAAAGGCGTTATCTGTGACCGATGCGGCGTTGAAGTAACCAAGGCCAGTGTCCGCAGAGAGCGTATGGGCCATATACAGCTTGCGGCTCCTGTTTCCCATATCTGGTATTTTAAGGGAATCCCCAGCCGTATGGGTCTGATCCTGGACATTTCCCCAAGAACCTTGGAAAAGGTGCTGTATTTCGCATCTTATGTGGTTCTTGATGCCGGCAATACAGGACTGCAGTATAAGCAGGTCTTATCGGAAAAAGAATACCGGGAAGAAATAGAAAAATACGGCTACGGCGCCTTCCGCGTAGGAATGGGAGCTGAAGCTATTCTGGAGCTGTTGCATTCCATTGACCTTGAAAAGGACTCTGAGGAGTTAAAGAAAGGGTTAAAGGAAGCGACCGGACAGAAACGTGCAAGAATTATCAAAAGGCTGGAGGTTGTGGAAGCATTCCGCAATTCCGGCAACTTGCCTGAGTGGATGATCATGACAGTGGTTCCGGTAATTCCTCCGGATATCCGTCCTATGGTTCAGCTTGACGGCGGCCGTTTTGCTACCTCCGACTTAAATGATTTATACAGAAGAATCATAAACCGTAACAACCGTCTTGCCCGTCTTCTGGAGCTTGGAGCTCCGGACATCATTGTCCGCAATGAAAAGCGTATGCTTCAGGAAGCGGTGGATGCCCTTATCGACAACGGCAGAAGGGGAAGGCCAGTAACCGGACCGGGAAACCGTGCCTTAAAGTCTCTTTCCGATATGTTAAAGGGAAAACAGGGCCGTTTCCGTCAGAACCTTTTAGGAAAGCGTGTTGACTATTCCGGCCGTTCTGTTATCGTAGTTGGACCGGAACTTAAGATATACCAGTGCGGTCTGCCAAAAGAAATGGCCATCGAGCTGTTTAAGCCTTTTGTTATGAAGGAGCTGGTTTCCAACGGAACCGCTCATAATATAAAGAATGCCAAAAAGATGGTAGAGCGTCTTCAGACAGAGGTCTGGGATGTCCTGGAAGATGTAATCAAGGAACATCCGGTTATGCTAAACCGTGCGCCTACCCTTCACAGACTTGGTATCCAGGCATTTGAGCCGATTCTGGTAGAAGGTAAAGCTATTAAGCTTCATCCCCTGGTTTGTACCGCGTTCAATGCCGACTTTGACGGAGACCAGATGGCAGTCCATCTGCCTCTTTCCGTAGAGGCCCAGGCAGAATGCCGGTTCCTCCTGTTGTCGCCTAACAACTTATTAAAGCCGTCAGACGGTGGTCCTGTGGCAGTTCCTTCTCAGGATATGGTTCTGGGTATTTACTACCTGACCCAGGAAAGACCGGGAGCCAAGGGCGAAGGAATGGTATTTAAGAGCGTGAATGAAGCCATTCTCGCTTACGAAAACCAGGCAGTTACCCTTCATTCCAGAATTAAAGCCAGAGTAAGCAAAAAAATGGCAGATGGTACCGTAAAGACCGGAGCCGTAGAATCAACCGTAGGCCGTTTCATCTTCAATGAGATCGTTCCTCAGGACCTTGGATTCGTTGACCGGTCTGTTCCTGGCAACGAGCTTTTGATGGAAGTTGACTTCCATGTAGGCAAGAAGCAGTTAAAGCAGATCCTTGAAAAGGTTATTAACGTTCATGGAGCAGTTCAGACTGCAGAAACCCTGGATGACATCAAGGCTATCGGTTATAAGTACTCTACCAAAGCCGCTATGACCGTATCCATTTCCGACATGACAGTGCCGGAGAGCAAACCGAAGCTGATTGCTGATGCACAGGCAACGGTTGACCAGATTGCAAAGAACTTCCGCCGCGGACTTATTACGGAGGAAGAACGTTATAAAGAAGTAATTGACACATGGAAAGTGACTGATGACCAGTTGACCCATGACCTGCTGACCGGACTTGATAAATACAACAACATCTACATGATGGCCGATTCCGGAGCCCGTGGTTCTGATAAACAGATCAAACAGCTTGCAGGTATGCGTGGACTTATGGCCGATACCACAGGTCACACCATTGAACTTCCTATCAAGTCCAACTTCCGTGAAGGGCTTGACGTACTGGAGTACTTTATCTCCGCTCACGGTGCACGTAAAGGACTTTCCGATACGGCTCTCCGTACGGCTGACTCCGGTTACTTGACCAGACGTCTTGTAGACGTTTCCCAGGATATGATTATCCGTGAGATCGACTGCTGCGAAGGCAAAGATATTCCGTTTATGGAAATCAAAGCATTTACAGATGGCCAGGAAACCATTGAGGGCTTACAGGAGCGTCTCACAGGACGGTTCATTGCGGAAACCATTACAGATCCGGATACCGGAGAAGTGATCGTGAAGGCAAACCACATGTGTACACCGAAGCGTGCAGCTGCGGTTATGAACGTGTTAAAGAAGCTTAACCGTGATTCCGTGAAGATCCGTACCGTATTAACCTGTAAATCCCATCTGGGTGTCTGCGCAAAATGTTACGGCGCCAACATGGCAACCGGACAGCCGGTTCAGGTAGGCGAAGCAGTCGGTATCATCGCTGCCCAGTCCATCGGTGAGCCGGGAACACAGCTGACCATGCGTACCTTCCATACCGGCGGTGTTGCCGGTGGCGATATCACACAGGGTCTTCCCCGTGTCGAGGAGCTTTTTGAGGCTCGTAAGCCAAAGGGTCTTGCTATCATAGCAGAATTCGGCGGCGTAGTGGCCATTAAGGATACTAAGAAAAAGCGGGAGATCATTGTTACGGAGAACGAAACAGGCAATTCCAAGACCTACCTGATCCCTTACGGATCCAGAATCAAGGTTTCAGATGGCCAGGTGCTCGAGGCCGGTGATGAGCTGACGGAAGGTAGTGTGAACCCGCACGATATCTTAAAGATCAAAGGCGTCCGCGCTGTCCAGGATTATATGATCCAGGAAGTACAGCGTGTATACCGCTTACAGGGTGTTGAGATCAATGATAAGCACGTTGAGATGATCGTAAGACAGATGCTTAAGAAGATAAAAATTGAGGAGAGCGGAGACAGTGATGTGCTTCCGGGAACCTCTATGGATGTTCTGGATTATAATGATTTAAATGAAGCTCTTCTTGCAGAAGGAAAGAATCCGGCAGAAGGAAAGCAGGTTATGCTTGGTATTACAAAAGCATCTTTAGCGACTGATTCCTTCTTATCCGCGGCTTCCTTCCAGGAGACCACGAAGGTTCTGACAGAAGCTGCGATTAACGGCAAGGTCGATCACTTAATTGGTCTGAAGGAGAACGTAATCATCGGAAAGCCGATTCCGGCAGGTACCGGTATGAAGCGTTACCGCACCATCGGACTGAATACAGATTCTGCTTTCGAAGGAGAGGATGAGATCAAGCTGTCAGAGGGAGAAGATGAGATCCTGCTGGCAGAAGATGGATTCAATGAAGCGGAAGAGGTTCTGGATATTGATGAGAACGAGATTGTTGAATAA
- the rpsL gene encoding 30S ribosomal protein S12: MPTFNQLVRKGRQTSAKKSQAPALQKGYNSLQKRATDISAPQKRGVCTAVKTATPKKPNSALRKIARVRLSNGIEVTSYIPGEGHNLQEHSVVLIRGGRVKDLPGTRYHIVRGTLDTAGVANRRQARSKYGAKRPKEKK; encoded by the coding sequence ATGCCAACATTTAACCAGTTAGTAAGAAAGGGTAGACAGACAAGCGCAAAGAAATCTCAGGCACCAGCTCTGCAGAAGGGTTACAACTCTTTACAGAAGAGAGCAACTGATATTTCTGCTCCACAGAAGAGGGGTGTCTGCACGGCAGTTAAAACTGCTACACCTAAAAAGCCTAACTCAGCTCTTAGAAAGATCGCCAGAGTACGTCTTTCTAATGGTATCGAAGTAACAAGTTACATCCCAGGTGAAGGTCATAACCTTCAGGAGCATAGCGTTGTTTTAATCCGTGGCGGTAGAGTAAAAGACTTGCCAGGTACCAGATACCATATCGTTAGAGGTACACTTGATACCGCAGGAGTAGCTAACAGAAGACAGGCTCGTTCCAAATATGGTGCAAAGAGACCGAAAGAGAAAAAATAA
- the rpsG gene encoding 30S ribosomal protein S7, producing MPRKGHTQKRDVLVDPLYNNKVVTKLINNIMYDGKKGVAQKIVYGAFTRVEEKTGKPAVEVFEEAMNNIMPVLEVKAKRIGGATYQVPIEVRPERRQTLALRWITLFSRKRGEKTQEERLANEIMDAANNTGAAVKKKEDMHKMAEANKAFSHYRF from the coding sequence GTGCCACGTAAAGGACATACACAAAAAAGAGACGTATTAGTGGATCCGCTTTATAATAACAAAGTTGTTACAAAGCTGATCAACAACATCATGTATGATGGTAAAAAGGGTGTTGCTCAGAAGATCGTATACGGTGCATTTACCCGTGTAGAAGAAAAGACCGGCAAACCAGCCGTTGAAGTATTCGAAGAGGCGATGAACAACATTATGCCTGTACTTGAAGTAAAGGCAAAACGTATCGGCGGAGCTACCTATCAGGTGCCGATCGAAGTAAGACCGGAGAGAAGACAGACTTTAGCCTTAAGATGGATTACTCTGTTCTCTCGTAAGAGAGGCGAAAAGACTCAGGAAGAAAGACTTGCTAATGAGATAATGGATGCTGCCAACAACACCGGTGCTGCTGTAAAGAAGAAAGAAGATATGCACAAGATGGCTGAGGCAAACAAGGCATTCTCTCACTACAGATTCTAA
- the fusA gene encoding elongation factor G produces the protein MAGREYPLERTRNIGIMAHIDAGKTTLTERILYYTGVNYKIGDTHEGTATMDWMEQEQERGITITSAATTCHWTMHENCQVKPGAPEYRINIIDTPGHVDFTVEVERSLRVLDGAVGVFCAKGGVEPQSENVWRQADTYNVPRMAFINKMDIMGANFYGAVEQIKTRLGKNAICIQLPIGAEDEFKGIIDLFEMKAYIFNGDKGDDVSVVDIPEDLQDDAELYRAELVEKICELDDDLMMIYLEGEEPSVEELKKALRTATCNCTAIPVCCGSAYRNKGVQKLLDAVLEYMPAPTDIPSIKGVDMDGNEIERHSSDEEPFSALAFKIMTDPFVGKLAFFRVYSGIMNSGSYVLNATKGKKERVGRILQMHANKRSELDKVYSGDIAAAVGFKITTTGDTICDDQHPVILESMEFPEPVIDIAIEPKTKAGQGKMGEALAKLAEEDPTFRAKTNQETGQVIISGMGELHLEIIVDRLLREFNVEANVGAPQVAYKETFTKLVEVDSKYAKQSGGRGQYGHCKVRFEPMDPNGEETFKFESSVVGGAIPKEYIPAVGQGIEEATKSGILGGFPVLGVKANVYDGSYHEVDSSEMAFHIAGSMAFKDAMNKGGAILLEPIMKVEVTMPEDYMGDVIGDINSRRGRIEGMEDIGGGKMVKAYVPLAEMFGYSTDLRSKTQGRGNYSMFFEKYEQVPKSVQEKVLAEKKGK, from the coding sequence TTGGCTGGAAGAGAATATCCATTGGAAAGAACCAGAAATATTGGTATTATGGCCCACATCGATGCAGGTAAAACTACATTGACCGAGCGTATCCTCTATTATACTGGTGTAAACTACAAAATCGGTGATACTCATGAAGGTACTGCCACCATGGACTGGATGGAGCAGGAGCAGGAAAGAGGTATCACAATTACTTCAGCTGCTACAACCTGCCACTGGACCATGCATGAAAATTGCCAGGTGAAGCCGGGCGCTCCTGAGTATCGTATCAACATCATTGATACTCCAGGACACGTTGACTTTACAGTAGAGGTTGAGCGTTCCTTACGTGTACTGGATGGCGCTGTAGGCGTATTCTGTGCAAAGGGCGGTGTTGAACCACAGTCCGAGAACGTATGGCGTCAGGCTGATACCTACAACGTACCCCGTATGGCATTCATTAACAAGATGGATATCATGGGTGCAAACTTTTACGGCGCTGTTGAACAGATCAAGACCCGTCTGGGCAAGAATGCAATCTGCATTCAGCTGCCTATCGGTGCAGAAGATGAATTCAAGGGAATCATCGATTTGTTCGAAATGAAGGCTTATATCTTTAATGGTGACAAGGGCGATGATGTTTCCGTCGTTGATATCCCAGAGGATTTGCAGGATGATGCAGAGCTTTATCGTGCCGAATTAGTTGAAAAAATCTGCGAGTTAGATGATGACTTAATGATGATATACCTGGAAGGGGAAGAGCCTTCCGTAGAAGAATTAAAGAAAGCATTAAGAACTGCAACCTGCAATTGCACGGCCATTCCGGTATGCTGCGGAAGCGCATATAGAAACAAGGGTGTTCAGAAGCTCCTTGATGCAGTTCTTGAATATATGCCTGCTCCTACTGACATTCCTTCTATTAAGGGTGTTGATATGGACGGCAATGAAATCGAGCGTCATTCTTCTGATGAAGAGCCATTTTCCGCTCTGGCATTTAAGATCATGACAGACCCGTTCGTTGGAAAGCTGGCATTCTTCCGCGTATATTCCGGTATTATGAATTCCGGTTCCTACGTACTGAATGCAACCAAGGGCAAAAAAGAGCGTGTTGGACGTATCCTTCAGATGCATGCCAACAAGAGATCTGAGCTGGATAAGGTATATTCCGGTGATATCGCTGCTGCTGTTGGTTTTAAGATTACAACAACAGGTGACACGATCTGTGACGATCAGCATCCGGTAATTCTGGAATCCATGGAATTCCCAGAGCCGGTTATCGATATCGCTATCGAGCCAAAGACCAAAGCTGGTCAGGGCAAGATGGGCGAAGCTTTAGCAAAGCTTGCAGAAGAAGATCCTACCTTCCGTGCAAAGACCAACCAGGAAACTGGCCAGGTTATCATTTCCGGTATGGGAGAGCTTCATCTGGAGATCATTGTAGACCGTCTGCTTCGCGAGTTCAACGTAGAAGCCAATGTAGGTGCTCCTCAGGTTGCTTATAAGGAAACATTTACAAAATTGGTTGAAGTTGACAGCAAGTATGCGAAACAGTCTGGTGGACGTGGTCAGTACGGACACTGTAAGGTTCGCTTTGAGCCGATGGATCCTAACGGCGAAGAAACCTTTAAATTCGAGTCTTCCGTTGTCGGTGGTGCGATTCCGAAGGAATACATTCCGGCAGTTGGCCAAGGTATCGAGGAAGCAACTAAGTCCGGTATTCTGGGCGGATTCCCGGTACTGGGTGTTAAGGCAAACGTATACGACGGTTCCTACCATGAGGTAGACTCCAGTGAAATGGCATTCCACATCGCTGGTTCCATGGCGTTTAAGGATGCTATGAACAAGGGCGGCGCCATTCTTCTTGAGCCGATCATGAAAGTAGAAGTAACCATGCCAGAGGATTATATGGGCGATGTTATCGGTGATATCAACTCCCGTCGTGGCCGTATCGAAGGTATGGAAGACATCGGCGGCGGAAAGATGGTAAAAGCATATGTTCCGTTAGCAGAGATGTTCGGTTATTCTACAGATTTACGTTCCAAAACACAGGGACGCGGTAACTACTCTATGTTCTTTGAGAAATATGAGCAGGTACCGAAGAGTGTTCAGGAAAAAGTTCTTGCAGAGAAAAAGGGCAAATAA
- the tuf gene encoding elongation factor Tu, giving the protein MAKAKFERNKTHCNIGTIGHVDHGKTTLTAAITKTLHDRLGTGQSVAFENIDKAPEERERGITISTSHVEYETEKRHYAHVDCPGHADYVKNMITGAAQMDGAILVVAATDGVMAQTREHILLSRQVGVPYIVVFMNKCDMVDDAELLELVDMEIRELLNEYEFPGDDTPIIQGSALKALEDPTSSWGDKVLELMTAVDEWIPDPMRETDKPFLMPVEDVFSITGRGTVATGRVERGTLHVSDEVEIVGIHEETRKVVVTGIEMFRKLLDEAQAGDNIGALLRGVQRTDIERGQCLVKPGTVKCHKKFTAQVYVLTKDEGGRHTPFFNNYRPQFYFRTTDVTGVCDLPAGTEMCMPGDNVEMSVELIHPVAMEQGLRFAIREGGRTVGSGRVATIVE; this is encoded by the coding sequence ATGGCTAAAGCTAAGTTTGAAAGAAACAAAACCCATTGTAACATCGGTACCATTGGTCACGTTGACCACGGCAAAACTACTTTAACAGCTGCAATCACAAAAACTCTTCATGACAGATTAGGTACTGGACAATCAGTAGCTTTCGAGAATATCGATAAGGCTCCAGAAGAGAGAGAGCGTGGTATCACAATTTCTACTTCTCACGTTGAGTATGAGACAGAGAAGAGACACTATGCACACGTTGACTGCCCAGGACATGCTGACTACGTTAAGAACATGATCACTGGTGCTGCTCAGATGGACGGCGCTATCTTAGTTGTAGCTGCTACCGATGGTGTTATGGCTCAGACCAGAGAGCACATCCTGCTTTCCCGTCAGGTAGGCGTTCCTTACATCGTTGTATTCATGAACAAGTGCGATATGGTTGACGATGCAGAATTACTTGAATTAGTAGACATGGAAATCCGTGAGCTGTTAAACGAGTATGAATTCCCAGGCGATGATACACCTATCATCCAGGGTTCTGCTTTAAAGGCTCTTGAAGATCCTACCAGCTCTTGGGGCGACAAGGTTCTTGAATTAATGACCGCAGTAGATGAGTGGATCCCAGATCCTATGCGTGAAACAGATAAGCCATTCTTAATGCCAGTTGAGGACGTTTTCTCCATCACAGGCCGTGGTACCGTTGCTACTGGTAGAGTAGAGCGTGGTACATTACACGTATCTGATGAAGTTGAAATCGTTGGTATCCATGAAGAGACTCGTAAGGTTGTTGTAACCGGTATCGAGATGTTCCGTAAGCTGCTTGACGAAGCTCAGGCTGGTGATAACATCGGTGCATTACTTCGTGGTGTTCAGAGAACTGATATCGAAAGAGGTCAGTGTCTGGTTAAACCAGGTACTGTAAAGTGCCACAAGAAGTTTACCGCTCAGGTTTACGTTTTAACAAAAGATGAAGGTGGACGTCATACTCCTTTCTTCAACAACTACAGACCTCAGTTCTACTTCAGAACAACTGACGTTACTGGTGTTTGCGATTTACCAGCTGGCACAGAGATGTGTATGCCTGGTGATAACGTAGAAATGTCTGTAGAGCTGATTCATCCGGTAGCTATGGAGCAGGGTCTTCGTTTCGCTATCCGTGAAGGCGGCCGTACAGTAGGTTCCGGTAGAGTTGCTACTATCGTTGAATAA
- a CDS encoding YjjI family glycine radical enzyme: MNKILDIVTSKNLTYEQKVVALAHAAENSLEVLSIPEATRHYMDTGAICDLDEGHAPYRPRYVMPDYEKAVKNGCEFLQLEAPKDLDEVLQFLMILYRHVPSITSYPVYLGDIDKLIEPFLEGVTDEEAEKKLRLFLVYLDRTITDGFCHANLGPEETRAGRLILKLEKELQNAVPNLTLKYDKDITPDSYAELALYTSLYCANPAICNHKMHKDTYGDYGISSCYNILPIGGGSYTLSRIVLPRLAAEARNREQFLTELLPDCLSRMGDYMNERIRFLVEESNFFETSFLSKEGFISREKFLAMFGVVGLAECTNMLMEDPEKTYGHNAEADDLAEQIMKVIADYAGTANALYSEVFDNHFALHAQVGIDSDHGITSGVRIPVGMEPELMYDHLRHSARFHKFFPTGCADIFSFDPTGRNNPAAMLDIVKGAFSLGDKYISFYASDSDLVRITGYLVKRSEMEKYYEGEAVLQNTVHLGGDNYRNAHLENRKVRGLQ; this comes from the coding sequence ATGAATAAAATTTTAGACATTGTAACATCAAAGAACCTGACTTATGAGCAGAAAGTTGTGGCTCTGGCCCATGCGGCGGAAAATAGTCTGGAGGTGCTTTCCATACCGGAAGCAACCCGTCATTACATGGACACCGGTGCGATTTGTGATCTGGATGAAGGGCACGCGCCTTACCGTCCCAGATATGTGATGCCGGACTACGAAAAAGCAGTAAAAAACGGCTGTGAATTTTTACAGCTTGAGGCGCCTAAGGACCTGGACGAAGTATTGCAGTTTCTGATGATTCTGTACCGCCATGTTCCCTCTATTACCAGCTATCCCGTTTATCTTGGTGATATTGATAAACTGATAGAGCCGTTTCTTGAAGGGGTTACGGATGAGGAAGCGGAAAAAAAGCTGAGGCTTTTCCTCGTTTATTTGGACCGGACCATAACCGATGGCTTCTGCCATGCTAATTTGGGACCGGAAGAGACAAGAGCAGGCCGCCTGATTTTAAAACTTGAAAAAGAACTTCAAAATGCGGTTCCTAATTTAACGCTGAAATATGATAAGGACATTACGCCTGATTCTTATGCAGAGCTTGCCCTTTATACCTCTCTGTACTGTGCAAACCCGGCGATCTGCAATCACAAGATGCACAAAGACACTTACGGTGATTACGGAATATCAAGTTGTTATAATATCCTTCCCATTGGCGGAGGTTCCTACACATTATCGAGAATCGTCCTTCCCAGGCTTGCTGCGGAAGCAAGGAACAGGGAACAGTTTTTAACAGAGCTATTGCCTGATTGTCTTTCCCGCATGGGGGACTATATGAATGAAAGAATCCGTTTCCTAGTAGAAGAATCCAATTTCTTTGAGACCTCTTTTCTCTCTAAGGAAGGCTTTATTTCCAGGGAAAAGTTCCTTGCCATGTTCGGAGTCGTTGGGCTGGCGGAATGCACCAACATGCTGATGGAAGATCCGGAGAAAACGTATGGTCACAATGCAGAAGCAGATGACTTAGCAGAGCAGATCATGAAGGTGATTGCGGATTATGCTGGTACTGCAAATGCCTTATATTCAGAGGTTTTTGACAATCATTTTGCTCTTCACGCCCAGGTCGGCATCGATTCGGACCATGGCATTACCTCAGGCGTGCGGATCCCGGTAGGGATGGAGCCGGAACTCATGTATGATCACCTTCGTCACAGTGCCAGGTTCCACAAGTTTTTCCCGACTGGCTGCGCGGATATCTTCTCCTTTGATCCCACAGGAAGAAACAATCCGGCCGCCATGCTGGATATCGTAAAAGGAGCGTTTTCTCTGGGAGACAAATATATAAGCTTCTATGCTTCTGACAGCGATCTGGTACGGATCACGGGATATCTGGTCAAACGGAGCGAAATGGAAAAATATTATGAAGGCGAAGCCGTACTCCAGAATACGGTGCATCTGGGCGGTGACAATTACCGCAATGCCCATCTTGAGAACCGGAAGGTAAGGGGGCTGCAGTGA
- a CDS encoding YjjW family glycine radical enzyme activase has translation MRAAINKMIPLSVVDGPGCRTAVFVQGCNIACAYCHNPETQRLCNGCGVCVSQCPSGALSLSGKQVIWDEAVCTQCDHCIMVCPNYASPKVRWMEAMDVWEQISKNIPFIQGITVSGGECGLYPEFLTELFTLAGKAGLSCFLDSNGCVDFTKHPELMAVTDKVMLDVKAWDSQVFHKLTGGDNGIVKKNLNYLAQAGKLYEVRLVCLEGEFSSGLAEDKDVDMEEVIKGMAAEVTPYLEDFRLKLITFRNYGVRGKMEHRKSPTQDQMEKLKELAVQCGFKEIQIV, from the coding sequence GTGAGAGCCGCGATCAACAAAATGATTCCCTTAAGTGTAGTAGACGGGCCGGGCTGCCGGACTGCGGTGTTTGTCCAGGGCTGCAATATCGCCTGCGCTTACTGCCATAACCCGGAGACACAGCGGCTGTGCAATGGCTGCGGCGTTTGTGTCAGCCAGTGTCCGTCAGGCGCCTTATCCCTATCAGGGAAACAGGTCATATGGGATGAGGCAGTCTGTACCCAGTGCGATCATTGCATAATGGTCTGTCCCAATTATGCATCTCCAAAGGTGCGGTGGATGGAGGCTATGGACGTATGGGAACAGATTTCAAAGAATATACCGTTTATTCAGGGGATCACAGTATCCGGCGGCGAATGCGGCCTGTATCCGGAATTTCTCACAGAATTGTTCACACTTGCAGGGAAAGCCGGGTTATCCTGTTTTCTGGACAGCAATGGCTGCGTGGATTTCACAAAGCATCCGGAGCTCATGGCTGTGACGGATAAAGTCATGCTGGATGTGAAAGCGTGGGACTCCCAGGTGTTTCACAAGCTGACAGGCGGAGATAATGGGATTGTTAAAAAAAATCTGAACTATCTGGCCCAGGCAGGTAAATTATATGAGGTAAGGCTTGTATGTCTGGAGGGAGAATTTTCTTCCGGTCTGGCAGAAGATAAAGATGTGGACATGGAGGAGGTCATCAAAGGCATGGCCGCCGAAGTAACCCCTTATCTGGAGGATTTCAGATTAAAGCTTATTACATTCCGCAATTATGGGGTAAGAGGCAAAATGGAACATAGAAAAAGCCCTACTCAGGACCAAATGGAGAAATTAAAGGAACTGGCGGTTCAATGTGGGTTTAAAGAAATACAAATTGTATAG